A portion of the Bdellovibrionales bacterium genome contains these proteins:
- a CDS encoding DUF1295 domain-containing protein: MTVNVWSIGFLVAIILFQVVSIPALLLKKNDLADVLWGPAFILTALGAALWGAPHGLSSVSQRAIAILILLTVWATRLFIHVGWRNLSHRAEDVRYNNWRKAWGQNWLWRSYLQVFVLQPFILYLFLTPVLLAIDEAASTTLSWISWLGLIVAASGFLFETIADEQLRRFKRKSENKGKLMTEGLWSWSRHPNYFGEVLQWWGIWIMVIDLPFGWATIISPIGVTYLILKVSGVSMLEHLMKSRPGFSEYAKRTSVFIPLPPSLFK; the protein is encoded by the coding sequence ATGACCGTTAATGTTTGGTCAATTGGATTCTTGGTGGCAATTATTTTGTTTCAAGTCGTATCCATTCCAGCTCTTTTGCTAAAGAAAAATGACTTAGCTGACGTACTTTGGGGGCCAGCTTTTATACTCACCGCCTTGGGGGCTGCGCTATGGGGAGCTCCTCATGGGCTCTCGTCTGTTTCTCAGAGGGCCATTGCGATTCTCATCCTATTGACCGTTTGGGCAACTCGACTCTTTATTCATGTGGGATGGCGCAATCTCTCTCACAGAGCTGAAGATGTTCGCTACAATAACTGGCGAAAAGCTTGGGGCCAGAATTGGCTTTGGCGGTCCTATCTGCAAGTTTTTGTTCTCCAGCCTTTTATACTCTATCTGTTTCTCACTCCCGTCTTACTCGCCATAGATGAAGCCGCTTCCACCACATTGTCCTGGATCAGTTGGCTTGGACTCATTGTGGCCGCATCCGGTTTTCTTTTTGAGACGATTGCAGATGAGCAGCTGAGAAGGTTCAAGCGCAAATCTGAGAACAAGGGCAAATTGATGACCGAGGGGCTTTGGAGCTGGTCGCGACACCCCAACTACTTTGGAGAAGTTTTGCAGTGGTGGGGTATTTGGATCATGGTTATTGATTTACCCTTTGGTTGGGCGACGATTATTTCCCCCATCGGAGTGACTTATTTAATTCTAAAAGTTTCTGGAGTGTCTATGCTTGAACATCTTATGAAATCTCGGCCCGGATTTTCGGAGTACGCAAAAAGGACTTCTGTTTTCATTCCCTTGCCGCCAAGTTTGTTCAAATAG
- a CDS encoding lipocalin family protein, producing the protein MDTGPRREEFRKSIFAVVVGSPRLDFGWILSRTPVLTESSIEKALSAAESVGYDRELFKSFQR; encoded by the coding sequence TTGGATACTGGCCCTCGGCGAGAAGAATTCCGAAAATCTATATTCGCGGTAGTCGTTGGATCACCAAGGCTTGATTTTGGATGGATTCTCTCCCGGACTCCTGTGTTAACTGAAAGTAGTATTGAAAAAGCTCTGAGTGCCGCAGAGTCTGTGGGATATGATCGCGAATTATTTAAATCTTTTCAAAGGTAA
- a CDS encoding PCRF domain-containing protein — protein sequence MKTFLAPLAKLPGTKSPKQSFRPLKKTACTSGFGNVIRIPMILVGLWIVFFLHIGLAQSQNIKSGHESVSCRFFLTGHKPITGEAQLPESTQKLLVQVLVALNEKWKAINDLGIDYRVQLNQLKSRDPEVFFELALLEAFGKIKKEVDDIEKNEVEVRSMEAAILAMTEAQVSNDKANTLQLISMFREEAKAWIDSVRRYWDSILDRLIQLENTWQPEINRDSAYIEISMKDANSDLFVYLLKEMYLSYAEKRKWKTEIISTSEVIHNSASSRSSQGISSIVIKIEGPGVFRALEWESGIHRLMAAMGELRGATVKKGNEEKITTVNVLVTVLPGPSDPTVSVDDKTRFTDEEFLIEPIKKSRGPGGQHVNKTESAVRVIHIHTGIQVVMSTYRSQHQNREVALEIVRAKVKQKQEEQKERARQQRRSDVAKMENTGSAVPFVRSYKRKLGVVVDTRMASIVESQSIDDVLDGNLDPFVAGGRFLSIERILKQLLDRISNQVENAEKRCRSFGVDGCG from the coding sequence ATGAAAACATTTTTAGCTCCTCTGGCAAAGCTACCCGGAACCAAGTCCCCAAAACAATCCTTTCGGCCATTAAAAAAGACAGCGTGCACAAGCGGCTTCGGAAATGTGATCAGAATTCCAATGATATTGGTGGGACTTTGGATCGTCTTTTTTTTGCACATTGGCCTCGCACAGTCGCAAAATATAAAATCAGGTCACGAGAGCGTCTCCTGCCGATTTTTCCTCACTGGTCACAAGCCAATTACTGGCGAAGCTCAGTTGCCCGAATCCACTCAGAAACTGCTTGTGCAAGTCCTAGTGGCTCTCAATGAAAAATGGAAAGCGATCAATGATCTGGGTATCGACTACAGGGTGCAACTCAATCAGTTGAAATCGCGAGATCCAGAAGTCTTCTTCGAGTTGGCTCTATTGGAAGCTTTCGGGAAAATTAAAAAGGAAGTTGATGACATCGAAAAAAATGAGGTTGAAGTACGCAGTATGGAAGCGGCCATATTGGCAATGACTGAGGCGCAGGTATCGAATGACAAAGCGAACACGCTGCAGTTGATTTCTATGTTTCGTGAAGAAGCCAAGGCTTGGATTGATTCTGTGAGAAGATATTGGGATAGTATTTTGGATCGCCTTATCCAGCTTGAAAATACTTGGCAACCAGAGATAAATCGTGATTCGGCCTATATTGAAATCAGTATGAAAGACGCAAATTCCGATCTTTTTGTTTACCTGTTGAAAGAAATGTATCTTAGTTATGCGGAGAAGAGAAAGTGGAAGACTGAAATTATTTCTACATCTGAGGTCATTCACAATAGCGCGTCTAGTAGATCGAGTCAGGGTATTAGTAGTATTGTAATAAAAATTGAGGGTCCAGGGGTTTTTCGGGCTCTGGAATGGGAATCTGGGATTCATAGACTTATGGCCGCGATGGGCGAATTGCGCGGAGCAACCGTAAAGAAGGGCAACGAGGAAAAAATCACCACCGTAAATGTTTTGGTTACTGTATTGCCTGGACCTTCCGACCCGACAGTCTCTGTAGACGATAAAACTAGGTTCACCGATGAAGAATTTTTGATTGAACCCATCAAGAAATCACGTGGGCCTGGCGGGCAGCATGTCAATAAGACAGAATCTGCGGTCCGAGTGATCCATATTCACACTGGCATTCAAGTTGTGATGTCAACCTATCGTTCGCAACATCAAAACAGAGAGGTAGCGCTGGAGATTGTGAGGGCGAAAGTTAAGCAAAAGCAGGAGGAGCAAAAGGAGCGGGCTCGCCAACAGAGAAGAAGTGATGTGGCCAAAATGGAAAATACTGGGTCCGCCGTTCCTTTTGTTAGATCCTATAAAAGGAAATTAGGTGTCGTGGTTGATACGCGAATGGCAAGCATTGTAGAATCTCAGTCAATCGACGATGTTCTGGATGGTAACTTAGATCCGTTTGTTGCAGGAGGACGGTTTTTGTCCATTGAGCGAATTTTGAAGCAGCTTCTGGATAGAATCTCTAACCAAGTTGAGAATGCAGAGAAGAGATGTCGGAGCTTTGGAGTCGATGGTTGTGGATGA
- a CDS encoding DUF2177 family protein, whose translation MEKLKQFFVALVLFAVFDFIWLGFVMKDFNMRQLAEIGRFENGIFQMYYPAALSTYFLMALAVPLYVLPKLTRQDSLLKVFSSGAILGMIIYGVFDMTNLAILKNYPVAFIAPDIAWGTFVFGLVSVFTLKLDRQR comes from the coding sequence ATGGAAAAGCTAAAACAGTTTTTTGTAGCTTTGGTTCTATTTGCGGTGTTTGATTTTATATGGCTTGGCTTTGTCATGAAAGATTTCAATATGCGCCAATTGGCCGAGATCGGGAGATTTGAAAACGGTATTTTTCAGATGTACTATCCAGCAGCTTTATCCACGTACTTTTTGATGGCACTGGCTGTGCCTCTTTATGTTTTGCCAAAATTGACGAGGCAGGATTCTCTGTTAAAAGTATTTTCTTCTGGCGCAATCTTGGGAATGATAATTTATGGCGTGTTTGACATGACAAATTTGGCGATCCTAAAAAACTACCCTGTGGCCTTTATTGCCCCCGATATCGCATGGGGAACATTTGTTTTCGGCCTGGTGTCGGTATTTACCTTAAAACTGGACAGGCAAAGATGA
- a CDS encoding heme-binding protein, with protein MATEEPKYKIESKGDLYEVRNYDSTLVAETTIDANFEDAGNRAFRILADYIFGNNAIETKIEMTAPVSQVKSKKIEMTAPVNLSKNDMGFVVQFTMPATFTLENIPKPNDERVLIREIPKRKVAVFSYSGSWSEDRYKRKLAEFRSALEKDQIKTLGEPVFARYNSPFQLWFLRRNEIWLEVAH; from the coding sequence ATGGCCACCGAAGAACCAAAATATAAAATAGAATCCAAAGGTGATCTTTACGAAGTTCGGAATTATGACTCTACCTTGGTTGCGGAAACAACGATTGATGCCAACTTTGAAGATGCGGGCAATCGAGCCTTCAGAATATTGGCAGACTATATTTTTGGCAACAATGCGATTGAGACCAAAATCGAAATGACCGCGCCTGTTTCCCAAGTAAAATCAAAAAAAATAGAAATGACTGCACCCGTAAATTTAAGCAAGAATGATATGGGCTTTGTGGTCCAATTCACCATGCCAGCCACATTTACCTTGGAGAATATCCCTAAGCCCAATGACGAGAGAGTTCTCATTCGCGAAATTCCAAAGCGAAAGGTGGCAGTGTTTAGCTATTCGGGCTCGTGGTCTGAGGATCGCTACAAACGAAAACTTGCGGAGTTTCGGTCAGCCCTAGAAAAGGATCAAATTAAAACCTTAGGCGAACCGGTTTTTGCGAGGTATAATTCTCCATTTCAACTTTGGTTTTTAAGACGCAATGAAATTTGGCTCGAGGTTGCTCATTGA
- a CDS encoding glutathione peroxidase: MRIAFAFIFLVLSNKGIAMDLSEYKGKVVLVVNIATRCGYTGQLDGLEKLHQRFKDKGLVVLGVPSNDFGSQTPEGNDEVKKFCKLNYGVSFPLTPKMVVSGAQKDPLFRWLTKSENAEKEIAWNFEKFLVNRTGKLINRFPSKTEPDDVQLIAAINAALSK, from the coding sequence ATGAGAATAGCTTTTGCATTTATATTTCTAGTTTTGTCTAACAAAGGAATCGCCATGGATCTGAGTGAATATAAGGGTAAAGTTGTCCTCGTCGTAAATATTGCTACGCGCTGTGGTTATACAGGACAGCTTGATGGATTGGAAAAACTTCATCAGAGGTTCAAGGATAAGGGACTTGTGGTTTTGGGAGTGCCCAGCAATGATTTTGGATCGCAGACCCCGGAGGGAAATGATGAAGTGAAGAAATTTTGTAAACTAAATTATGGGGTTAGTTTTCCTTTAACCCCTAAAATGGTTGTTAGTGGAGCTCAGAAAGATCCGCTCTTTAGGTGGCTTACGAAATCTGAAAATGCAGAAAAGGAAATTGCTTGGAATTTTGAAAAATTCCTAGTTAATCGGACTGGAAAGCTAATCAACAGGTTTCCTTCAAAAACAGAGCCAGATGATGTTCAGTTGATTGCCGCAATAAACGCTGCGCTTTCAAAATAA